From one Triticum urartu cultivar G1812 chromosome 3, Tu2.1, whole genome shotgun sequence genomic stretch:
- the LOC125546070 gene encoding protein LONG AFTER FAR-RED 3 has translation MAARSALLAAGAAALVAVAAVFLLPDPASRLPWAQRGCFADLILANATIYTADPARPFAGAIAVRAGRVLRVGTYDSLKEFKGRDTYELNLSGNVVLPGFIDSHVHLIDGGLQLARVPLRGVRSKAEFISRVKGAVRDKHPGEWVRGGGWNNDFWGGDLPTAAWLDDISPDNPVWLSRMDGHMGLANSLAMKIAGIDKNTNDPVGGTIVRTTEREPTGLLVDAAMKLVFDVVREDSVNERREALLRASKHALMRGVTTVVDVGSYFPGTSEEQTWQDFSDVYVWAHSMGKMMIRVCLFFPMPTWPRVSDLIHERGRSLSRWIHLGGVKAFLDGSLGSSSAWFYEPYVDAPSNYGLQLLDMDVLLNATLESDKSGLQVAIHAIGDKANDMLLDMFDKVVSLNGTKDRRLRIEHAQHLSPGAAKRFGEHGIIASVQPDHLLDDADSAGKKIGVERAERSSYLFRSLLAGGAHLAFGSDWPVSDIYPLQAIRTAMSRKLPGWDEPWISAERLPLDDSLKAHTISAAYACFLDHVVGSLVEGKYADFVVLPSTSWREFAGDIPGHVLATYVNGKQAYP, from the exons ATGGCCGCCCGGAGCGCTCTCCTCGCCGCCGGCGCCGCAGCACTGGTCGCCGTCGCGGCCGTCTTCCTCCTGCCCGACCCCGCTTCCCGCCTCCCAT GGGCGCAGCGGGGATGCTTCGCCGACCTGATTCTGGCCAACGCCACCATCTACACCGCCGACCCCGCCCGCCCCTTCGCCGGCGCCATAGCCGTTCGCGCCGGCCGCGTGCTCCGCGTCGGCACCTACGACTCCCTCAAG GAATTCAAGGGCCGAGACACGTATGAGCTGAATCTCAGTGGCAATGTGGTGCTCCCGGGATTCATCGACTCCCATGTGCACCTAATCGACGGCGGCCTGCAG TTGGCGAGGGTGCCGCTTCGAGGAGTTAGAAGCAAAGCTGAGTTCATCAGCAGGGTTAAGGGAGCCGTCAGAG ATAAACATCCTGGCGAGTGGGTACGCGGAGGAGGTTGGAACAATGATTTTTGGGGTGGTGATCTCCCCACTGCAGCTTGGTTAGACGACATATCTCCTGATAATCCA GTCTGGCTCTCACGCATGGATGGTCACATGGGATTAGCCAATTCACTGGCTATGAAGATTGCTGGGATTGACAAAAACACAAATGATCCAGTTGGTGGAACTATTGTAAGAACAACGGAAAGAG AGCCCACTGGTCTTCTGGTTGATGCTGCTATGAAGCTTGTATTTGATGTGGTTCGAGAAGACTCTGTAAATGAAAGACGAGAGGCTCTCCTTAGAGCAAGTAAACACGCTCTAATGAGAGGGGTGACTACTGTTGTTGATGTTGGAAGTTATTTCCCTGGAACCTCAGAAGAGCAAACTTGGCAAGATTTTTCTG ATGTCTATGTATGGGCTCATTCTATGGGAAAGATGATGATCAGAGTCTGCTTATTCTTCCCAATGCCGACATGGCCTCGTGTTTCT GATCTTATTCATGAAAGAGGTCGATCTTTAAGTAGGTGGATTCATCTAGGTGGTGTGAAAGCTTTTCTTGATGGTTCTTTGGGTTCCTCAAGTGCATGGTTCTATGAA CCTTATGTGGATGCTCCGAGCAATTATGGTCTCCAATTGTTAGATATGGATGTTCTGCTCAATGCAACATTAGAATCAGACAAATCAGGACTTCAG GTTGCCATACATGCAATTGGAGATAAAGCTAATGATATGCTGCTAGATATGTTCGACAAGGTTGTTAGTTTGAATGGAACGAAGGACCGTAGGTTACGG ATTGAGCATGCACAACATCTATCCCCAGGTGCAGCAAAGCGCTTCGGAGAGCATGGTATCATTGCGTCTGTGCAG CCAGATCATTTGTTGGATGATGCTGACTCTGCTGGGAAGAAGATCGGGGTAGAACGAGCTGAGCGGAGTTCCTACTTGTTCCGATCACTACTGGCCGGTGGCGCACATCTGGCTTTTGGTTCTGATTGGCCT GTTTCAGATATTTACCCTTTGCAAGCTATTAGAACTGCGATGTCCCGCAAGCTGCCTGGATGGGACGAGCCTTGGATCTCCGCAGAGCGCTTGCCCCTGGATGATTCCTTGAAAGC GCACACGATATCTGCCGCCTACGCCTGCTTCCTGGACCATGTTGTGGGTAGCCTCGTCGAAGGGAAGTACGCCGACTTCGTGGTCCTGCCGTCCACCTCGTGGCGTGAGTTCGCCGGCGACATCCCGGGGCACGTCCTGGCGACGTACGTGAACGGCAAGCAGGCCTATCCGTAG